Proteins encoded in a region of the Halostella limicola genome:
- a CDS encoding thermonuclease family protein, which translates to MRRVLLAVVLILALAGCAGVVSDDGPRTTERTEVTVVRVVDGDTVEVEYPNGTRETVRLLGVDTPEVHAENDLGEFEGVPDTEAGRECLRDWGHRAGEFARAELGGESVTLVIDPESDRRGGYGRLLAYVDYDGGRFNERLVEEGYARLYDTTFADRDRYAAAEDRARENGTGLWECATR; encoded by the coding sequence GTGCGCCGAGTTCTCCTCGCCGTCGTGCTGATCCTCGCGCTCGCGGGGTGTGCCGGCGTCGTCTCCGACGACGGCCCGCGGACCACCGAGCGGACCGAGGTCACCGTCGTCCGGGTCGTCGACGGCGACACGGTCGAGGTCGAGTACCCGAACGGGACGCGCGAGACGGTGCGGCTCCTCGGCGTCGACACGCCGGAGGTCCACGCCGAGAACGACCTCGGCGAGTTCGAGGGCGTCCCCGACACGGAGGCGGGCCGGGAGTGCCTGCGCGACTGGGGCCACCGGGCCGGCGAGTTCGCGCGGGCGGAACTCGGCGGCGAGTCGGTGACGCTGGTGATAGACCCCGAATCGGACCGTCGCGGCGGATACGGCCGCCTGCTCGCGTACGTGGACTACGACGGCGGCCGGTTCAACGAGCGCCTCGTCGAGGAGGGGTACGCGCGCCTCTACGACACGACGTTCGCGGACCGAGATCGGTACGCGGCGGCGGAGGACCGCGCCCGCGAGAACGGGACCGGCCTCTGGGAATGCGCGACCCGGTAA
- a CDS encoding potassium channel family protein, whose product MKFVIVGYGRVGIRTARILREEGHEVVVVDNDPEKADRARSEGFETIEGDASEEDVLDQTGLKTVDALGGLTGDLNANFAACMVAKHHGCRTVMRIDEDYREEIYDKYADDVDEIIYPERLGAAGAKTALLGGDFNVVSDLTEKLQLSVFTLREGSPLIGDRVNDVDLPSTARIYAHGREHESLTIPLPGTRIEANDRIAVIVQTDTVEDVRQSVLPA is encoded by the coding sequence ATGAAGTTCGTCATCGTCGGGTACGGCCGCGTCGGCATCCGGACCGCCCGCATCCTCCGCGAGGAAGGCCACGAGGTCGTCGTCGTCGACAACGATCCCGAGAAAGCGGACCGCGCGCGAAGCGAGGGCTTCGAGACGATCGAGGGCGACGCCTCCGAGGAGGACGTCCTCGACCAGACCGGCCTGAAGACGGTCGACGCGCTCGGCGGCCTGACGGGCGATCTCAACGCGAACTTCGCGGCCTGCATGGTGGCCAAACACCACGGCTGCCGGACCGTCATGCGCATCGACGAGGACTACCGCGAGGAGATCTACGACAAGTACGCGGACGACGTCGACGAGATCATCTACCCCGAACGCCTCGGGGCCGCCGGCGCGAAGACGGCGCTGCTGGGCGGGGACTTCAACGTCGTCTCCGACCTCACCGAGAAGCTCCAGCTCAGCGTGTTCACCCTCCGCGAGGGGTCGCCGCTCATCGGCGACCGGGTCAACGACGTGGACCTCCCCTCGACCGCGCGGATCTACGCACACGGACGCGAGCACGAGTCGCTGACGATCCCCCTGCCGGGGACGCGGATCGAGGCGAACGACCGCATCGCCGTCATCGTCCAGACGGACACCGTCGAGGACGTGCGGCAGTCGGTGCTCCCGGCCTGA